Part of the Vicia villosa cultivar HV-30 ecotype Madison, WI unplaced genomic scaffold, Vvil1.0 ctg.000314F_1_1, whole genome shotgun sequence genome is shown below.
TTAATAAGATATCATTCTCGAAAACATTCTACCCACTTCGGAGTAAGTCACCTTAAAATTCATCTAAACGAATCATGTGTATTTGTTggctataaaaaaaaatattttgttcaaactTATTTAAAACTGGGATGTCATATACCAAAGACATCACTGGAGTGGACGACATATTTTACACAAGATGTTGAAACTTGGCTGGATCACTTTATAGAAAGGATGAAAGAGTGCATCAAATTGAGCGACACTGAAAGAGAAGCAAATAAGAAAAGGTCCCAAAATGAAGCACCAATAGATTTAGGTAGTGACATGTGTTTTGATACATTTAGTTGTAATCTAACAATGTAGCTCATTTTTTCTATGTAAcgaactgcatgattttataaaatTGGATGGTAATTTTGGACAATTTTTGGGTTTCTAAATTTTACACTACATAATACTCTAGTTCTGCATAAATAGTGTTTTTGGTGgatctggagatgcatctccgaacataccttttaagtattaaaaaaacaaaagagggGACTATACAGATGTGCATCTCTGTAAAggcctttatttttttaaaaagggacagatccagagatgcatctccaaattatgTCCTGATGCATATGATAGGGTTTGTAAAGttcttattgatctaaatattctaTAAATATGGTCTCTCGTTCCATTTCCGATGACGTGTTTCTCGTCTATCTGAAATTCAAACTGAATACTCTCTTACATTATCTAGAAAAACAAAGAATTGTCAAACTCGAGTATCGTTCGCCCTTGATTGACAGCAAAGGAAAGATATAGTTCACCATGCTTGAACTGAAGACGAATGATAATTTAAAGTTTATGTGGAGTACTTTTTACTGTTACTCAACAAAGTGTCTAATTAAAGTGGATGCGGCGATTGCACAATCAACCAAAGATATTATAAAAATGTTGCAACGTCCTGAACCATCCGTTTGTAATGATATGTAATGCTAAATTTATGTGAAAAAGATGCATAAAAAGAACAACCCCTTAAAAAAAATATCCATCACTTTAAAAAGTCAATAATGCGAATTCTATCTTTATCTAGTTCGATATCACGTATCTCCTGTCAATGATTAAAGGGTATGTTGGCTACaataaaatgaaaagataaaattaCATCTGGTCTTTTAAACTACaataaaatgaaaagataaaattgCACCTTTAGTCCTTCAAATTTAACTTGTACTTCAGATTGATAGCTTTTTTTAAATGATTACTTATTTTACACAATATTTGTATAGTTAATCTTTAAATTATGATTTCTTTGTACTTTTTTGTCCTCCATATTATATTTCATGTTGTGCAAtagttattttttgtttttttgtcatAGGAAGCAACTTGCCGGTTGACATCAACGaggagaaaaaaaattgtataattatCAGCAGTAACCGAAAAATACAAGAAATAACATTAGCTCATCTTTTCATGTCTAAAGGTGTTGGAgcataaaaccaaatcaaatgcATAAGCAATCCCAAAAGCAAATAAAGTAGAAAACATAAACTTGCAAAACTTCACAAGACTAAACATGTGGTCCCATTGTTGCTCAACTATGTTACATAACTGACTTAAATATTGTTCTGCTTTTATTCATTGTTCAACTATGCTAACTTCTTCTTAGGTACTAGAAGATGTTTGAGGAATTCTGAAAGATCCTCCAGCATAAAGCATTTGGTAAACAGGTCTAATTCTCAGAGTTAGAATAATGCTCAAGATGATGCCGGCAGCGCAAACACTAGAGAGAATGAAAAATGTCAGCTTAAAGCAATCTGCGCCGATGCAAGAAACTTCAGAAGCAAGAAGGTTAAGGCCGTGCAGACTGAGACCGTGCTGCTTTGCTGCCTCTTTGTCATATATGTAACCTGCTAGCAGGGCTGAGAAAATGGCTGCCCCAAGTGGATTACCCAACGACATGACGTTGCTCAATACGCCAAAGTTCTTCAAACCGAAAAGCTCGGAAACGGTAGGGATCATTATAGAAACCTGTACGCCGTAGCAGACACCAAGAAATGCAACTGCAGGATAGAGACTTCCGTTTACAGCAAAGGCAAATAGAAGATATACCAATATCATGATGGTCTGGGTGCATGTCAACCAGAATGTCCTTGGAAGCAATTTGGTCCTGAAAATTGTTAAAACGGAGAAATCGATTATATCAATTGAACACAGAAAACTGACAGTTCTTTGCCATTTTTAACACTAATGTTTGtctataaaaataaatagatttttcAATTCACTGTCATAAATAAGATTCACTAACCGGACAAAATGCTCTGAAACAACTCCTCCACCAAGCCGACCAACGAAATTGCAAAAACTGAAAATCGACAGTAAAGTTGTAGTATCTTCCTCACCTTGTGCAATACCTATTTGTGCTAGATTATTGAGCACAGTAACTCCGGTGCCAACACcgacaaaataaacaaaaaacagCAGCCAGAAATCAGCCTTTACTATAGCCTCGGTAAACTTAAAATCTTCCCCGCGTTTAGGCTTTCTCTTCTTTTGCTTTATTGCTCCCTCACCTAATGCAAGAAGCATAGCTACCTCAGATGAATCATCATCGTTCGAGCTTCCAAGGGCTCCTGTTGACGAAGATCCTAGCAACGGCTCCATTTTGTCATCTTTTCCTTGACCGAGAGAGTCTGAAGATCCAAGTGGTTGCTCGGAATTTGAGACTCTTTTAGGATACAATGTCATCTTTACAGGGACAGCAATTGGAGCCATGAGAAGAAGAACCATCACAGCCACCAAAATATACGAAACTGTACCATTTAATGTAAGAAGATTGCCAAATATTGTGGTTGAAAGAAGATATACACCCAAGACGACACTAGCAAATTGAATAAAGATAAAATGAGAACTAGATGTTGAGTCTTCATCCAAAGCTGGTGTACAAGGCCTAACAAGAAACATCATACTCAAACAAACGGCTGGAATACCGATCGTCAACAACATGAGAAACTTAGAAGAATTGTCATGAAGCAGTAGGCTGTAAATTTGAGTGAAAACTGCAGCACTAAGCCCTCCATAACCTTTCAGAATTCCCGCAACTTTGCCTCGACTAACAGGGAAATTTCTCATGTTGGTTACTAAAACCGAGGTGGTTAACCATGCACTACTATTGGAAGCAATAACAAGGGCACACCAAAGCTGCAACATGATACGAAAGCAAATGACAGTTAGCCATTTTCAGTCAAACAATATCCAATACCAAATGCAACATTGACCTCTGTACTTCCATtaccaaaaatattaattaatccaAGAAACTAATTAAGATTGAAATCACTTTATAACCATTGCACCAAAAGAACAGATTTGGATTGTCAGTAGTCAATTCAACACGCATTCACACTTTcggaaaaaaaaaatacattcatACTCTCAATAACAAAACGCAATTACGCCCTCAATAACAAAATGCAATCCCGCTCTGAATGAATCAGAACCTTCAAATTCACCCACTATTCCACATCATCTCTTCCATATTTCCACATGGACGAATCCAAGTACCCAGCATCATTGATTGCGTGAATGCGTGCTCTTTTTAACATAAAACAATCCAAATccaggaaaaataaaataaaataaatgtataacTAAAATTTTACTTCCTTATTAAAGAGCTAACTATCATGGTTATTTTCAGCCCATTCATGCAGAGAATCAacataaatcaaaattaaattaaatgtgaaaagaaaacacaacaaaaacatGATCCTTAAGAAAAACAAACACATGAGACACTAAAATTTGATTTCTTAAATTCCAAAGTTACAGGTTAAAAGGGTAAAAAAAAAACTCTCCTCAATTAACAACTTAATAACTGAAAATGATTGAATCAcaactaaaaaaatttaatagaatTACTTAAAATGCTATAATTCTCCGCTTCTTAATTTTCTGTGTCAGATCAAAAGTTTTCTCCTCTAGCACTTTTAGAAACAGATGCAGTTTCTAAATAATCAATCAAATAATCAATGTATTGAGTTAGATTTACTTTACcaaacttttttataaaaaaaaaaatcataaaaattgaaaTTAGATCTAAGAGTTGTTACATGCATACCAGTAAGTAAGGAAGATTAGTAACTGTTTGGGTAACAGCAAGCCAAAGAACACCATACCCAACAAAAGAAGCAAAGGCCCCAACCGAAAGAATCAACCAAGGCGGGAACCTATTACAAGCAATCCCGGGAAGCAACCCAACGTTTTCTCCAATATCATTAGCAACACCAAGAAGTGTAACTTGTCTTTGATTAAAACCCAAAACAGATTTCAAAGAGTGTGAGTATAGAGGAAAAGTGAAAGTGTTTCCTGATGCTATTTGAACCCAAACTGCTGCTCCTAATCCTACCCATGGTGGCCTGCTTCCTCCTTTCAGAGTtaacatttttgaaatttttttgattttttttgtgttgCTTGTTATGGGTTTGTGGGGTTTATATGTGATTGAGTGAGATGGGAAAAAGCGTGAGATGGAGTGGGGTTAGTGTGTGAATTGGGACTGTTTGAGGAAAGAAGGAAGAAAACGTAAAAGGAAATCGGGGGATAAACTATTGCCAAATTTGACGCTATAACTAAAAACATGGCCCATCAGTTTCTCCGCGTGGTACATTTCAATTACTATTTGATATGGGTGATGGCTCCACACCTTTTctttatatcatttttatttttactttataaaaaaaataaatattgtttaatataaaattattgttGTTTAAAGATagctaattttatcattaaatctAAGTCGATAAAAAAATCGATATTATTAGATTGAATATTAATAtcaagaaattaaattttgatttggataattATTTATGtgagtttttaataattattattattttaatcagtTTTTTTCATATGCAAGAGTTTGAACTTTTTGAAACTTGTTTAAGGGTTCAAAATGTGTTAcaacttaaattaatttattgTGGGTTGGATCACATTgttttctatttcatttttttaagttGGTGGTATtggtaatataaaattttaagaataattattttgACGTGAAAGTGTGTAGTTGTATCTATGATGTTGTATTCTTATAATATTCATATTAGATGTATCAAATTAGATGTATTTGTGATGCGGTTTAGATCGATTTTAAGATAAAAATTTATTCGATTTAAAGATAAATTTATTTGTGCTTTGattcaatttttaattattaataaaaaattgatcAGATCCAATTCATACGGTTTAATTTGAATGATTTTTTAATATtcaaattacaaattatattttatattaagattataaaaatgttaataaaaaatatatttgatacaATATATAACATATagcatattaaaaaattaatattacaaaataagaatggtcgattatatttgaaataaataaaatattaaaaataaattaattaaattaaactaataaataGTATTAAAAAATATGTATCGTTAAAAtatcatactaataaaaaataataaacataaaactaTATAGATGATGTTTAGCTCGGTATGGATtagttttgaaaaattaatttaaaattcaatctgAACCGATTAATTTTTACAAAAGACATTCAAACACATttaataatagttaatattttgcaattttatttaaattagtttGGATTTGAACACTCCTACTAAATAAGGTACTACAAACATTTATAAATAATGatattgaaattatttttaaattttaaaatcaataaaTTTTCAATACTGTGGTCATATATAaaacaatatatatttatatatatatatatatatatatatatatatatatatatatatatatatatatatatatatatatatatatatatatataattttgattggttgattttaatgggttggattggtttctctttctatgatccttaatatttattttaaatcaacatagaaaaagaaattaatcctgttcattaaaatcaacaaatcaaaatttaatgattgtgattcattgttctcatttctcataataaccaagtgttctctcttgagtcgtccccatatatatatatatatatatatatatatatatatatatatatatatatatatatatatatatatatatatatatatatatatatatcatatgagaatgacatatttatatgagaatgtgagaatgaatctgaaccatggtggagattatgggtgaatcttttttttctctctcctacttcatttatttcaagatgcaggagagagaaaaaaaagatccacccataatctccaccatttattttaaaatccaatagttcagattcattctcacattctcatataaatatgtcattctcatatgatatgccctatatatatatatatatatatatatatatatatatatatatatatatatatatatatatatatatatatatatatatatatatatatatatatatatatatatatatatatatatatatatatatatatatatatatatatatatatatatatatatatatatatatatatataaatatatatatatatatatataaaacttattaaattataattaatctaTAAAAGTTTATAGtaagaattaaatataattttatgataaaatattaaataaaatcatataaatttttactttatatttcaaaatttatCGCACCGGCCCAACTTCCAACGGCACAAACTCGTGAAAtttagggcccgtttgttttagctttttttaaaaataatttttatagtgttatataattttgtgtaaaaaatttttataaataaactttttataaaagcctcaaatgaaaatttggttgaatagttattcttaaaatgtgattttaatatttaacttatttatggaaaaaaattggatatcaagttttcaaaaaatcacttaattttgaagttattccaaatagattttcatgaaaattatttttgaaatagcatttttgtaaaaaaaatcgcAATTTTTACTAAGTTTTAGTCTTTACtaatgtatatttatgttatataaTATCAAAATCAGTGTTTCATTTTAAGAAAAATGAATAtaacaaaatttataatatttttaaaaacaattttaaaaaatttattttcaaaaatataaaaaaaaatctattttttaaagctgaaacagaTCCTTAATCTAAATCAGAGAACATAAATATCACAAATaagaaaaaagattttgaatgaaGAATCTATGTACAACTTTCATGAGTTGGTTGTTTTCTAATACAACCGTCAAACAAAGGTAAATAACCACACACAAAATAATGTGACAAATCAGGCTTTTCATGTGGTTACCAAGAAAATTGATGGAAATGGTTCCTTTCAATTATTACGTAAtagataaattatataaaaattattatgtaCAAAATAATTTAGTGATTGAATGTTATTAAAATACTAAATAGTATatttaacatttatttttatttgaaataagaGTGTTATTAGATGCATGGATTTTTTTATTAGCTTaacttataaatttaataaatatttttgagttattaaaatattttgttgtattctataaattttaataaatttgtagagatatattaaaagagaaaaggggatgtgcactgacagtgtaaattatttttacactgtcaaccaataacAACCATGTATATTACCAAGTCactctttaaattttaaattatggaTATGATTTGGCACTTTAAAATAATCTGATTAGATGTCTGTGTAATActtttttacactgacagtgcactaccaTTAAACTCATATTAAAATTTCCTTAAAcgataaattatataatatttaatattttttatctattagtctaaattttatatttttattatatattttagagttaaatacgttttttctccttataaatatttcaaattttatttttcagtttttattaaaataatgacATACTTTAATCCCTACAAAAGTTTTATGCATATTGTTTTAGTCctgttatttttttaaagtttaaaaattatttaattattctttaatttttaaatttttaaataatttgttcatacatatttaaaatacttaaaaagtttatttaccaaattttagaattatttaaaatgagaagaactaaatatgagtttttaaacttcacaaaataataataaaagtaaggAAAATATTgacttagaaattaaatattgagttttttttttcaatgaactttttaaaacgttctaaatatgtttaaaaattaaccattcaaaaatacacattagttTAACTGTAGGACCTGTgactaaaactacatgcataataattttttagagaccaaaacatgtcatttttttattgggatcaaaataatatttaaccatatattttattattaattacttttattaaaattgttttttataagcaatatatatatatatatatatatatatatatatatatatatatatatatatatatatatatatatatatatatatatatatatatatatatatatatatatatatatatatatatatatatatatatatatatatatatatatggaaagaTCAAAGGATACTCCaatctaggggtgttcgcggtgcggttttgacgattttgaccaaaaaatcatccgaaccgcaagagaaaaaatcgtgcggtttggttcagtttgctTTCAGAAAAAACCGAACTAAACCAACCAAATCAATattgtttggttcggttcggttgattcggttttttacaaatattttattgagccatacatacacatatagatgacaacataactttgtatttagacatttataataataaaactcctcatattttgacaacaaatttttatttaatatgtaaaaattaaattagataaaagtggaataataaacataaaataataacataaaacaatataaaaattattataatgaaacaaaaaaatagaagatgtGAGAGATtttagtgaagatgaaaaagaaaaaacaaaagagttgagagatttgagaagaagatgtgcgataaaaacgaaactgaaataggaaACATTtgtataaaaatgagaaggtgaaaaagaaataatataagagagtagagattagagaagaagaggaaagatGTATGTGGAAAAGAatgcgcgataatgctattagagatttgagaagatcggaactgaaatcatatgtgtaaggatgagaaaattgttcgtaatcataaggttaaggtataataggtttaagtttatgttggatgtgagttaagtaaaagttacgttgtaacataatgcggtttgattcggtttggttcggtttacaaaatacaaactgcaAACCGAACTGAATCGTGTGGTTTTGTTAAAAGAATACCCAAACAAATCCAAACCAAATGaatttttttgcggtttcggtttagtttggtttgtggttttctattgggtttgtttggttttgaacacccctactccAACCCATCCCATTACAGAAAGAGTGAGATCTAAGCCCAACATCATAGAGAAGAGTCTCTACCCACCTTCTATGAAGGGTTGTAAAGGACTCTCGCGATCATATACTCGAAAGATAGACCAAGTCAAAAAGCTAAAACAAGGTCTGGATTACAATTTGTTATCACAACAAATCATGTATAGTTGTACAGTATCCATTCAAATACAGATGGCAATGATTTTGTTATTAATAGaatatattttcattaaaatagGATTTGATTGTAATCAGTTTCCTTTTACTATTTTCCATTTGTAGTTACGTTTTATGCTTGGTCTGTAAGTATAATTAGCATATCCTTTGTACAGTTTCTACACAATATATGAATATACATTTAAATTCAAACTCCTTCTTTACATGGTATCAGCCTACCACCATTCCTCCGTTGTTTAATCATCCATGGCTGCCATCAATATTTCAAATAAAGCCTCCCCATATTTTCTTCATTCATCTTATCAACCTGGCCAATTACTAGTTACACAACTTCTTAATGGTGATAATTATACCACATGGAGCCATGCAATCACCATGGCACTAGAAGCTAAAAATATAGTTGGATTTATTGATAGTACTATCATCAAACCAGAACTAAACAACCCTAATTTTTCTAATTGGGTTCGTTGCAATAATATGTTTCAATCTTGGCTTGTTCATTCCACCATTCCAACTATTGCAAATTTCATTCTTTGGATCAAAAGCGCACGCGATATATGGCTTGATCTTCTTACTCGTTTTAATTAGAAAAATGTCCCTCGTATTTTTGAAATACGACTTGCCATTTCAAACCTCTCTCAAGGAACCAATTATATTGCTGCTTATTATACACAACTCAAGGCCTATCGAGATGAACCTCATTCGTATCATACACTTCC
Proteins encoded:
- the LOC131626623 gene encoding protein NUCLEAR FUSION DEFECTIVE 4-like, whose amino-acid sequence is MLTLKGGSRPPWVGLGAAVWVQIASGNTFTFPLYSHSLKSVLGFNQRQVTLLGVANDIGENVGLLPGIACNRFPPWLILSVGAFASFVGYGVLWLAVTQTVTNLPYLLLWCALVIASNSSAWLTTSVLVTNMRNFPVSRGKVAGILKGYGGLSAAVFTQIYSLLLHDNSSKFLMLLTIGIPAVCLSMMFLVRPCTPALDEDSTSSSHFIFIQFASVVLGVYLLSTTIFGNLLTLNGTVSYILVAVMVLLLMAPIAVPVKMTLYPKRVSNSEQPLGSSDSLGQGKDDKMEPLLGSSSTGALGSSNDDDSSEVAMLLALGEGAIKQKKRKPKRGEDFKFTEAIVKADFWLLFFVYFVGVGTGVTVLNNLAQIGIAQGEEDTTTLLSIFSFCNFVGRLGGGVVSEHFVRTKLLPRTFWLTCTQTIMILVYLLFAFAVNGSLYPAVAFLGVCYGVQVSIMIPTVSELFGLKNFGVLSNVMSLGNPLGAAIFSALLAGYIYDKEAAKQHGLSLHGLNLLASEVSCIGADCFKLTFFILSSVCAAGIILSIILTLRIRPVYQMLYAGGSFRIPQTSSST